A genome region from Crossiella equi includes the following:
- a CDS encoding ABC transporter substrate-binding protein: MTALQARYLKTGAAMAAAAALVLAGCANPEDSGNPGATSGGGEQVAKSEQPTGGTTCKIDTYGTPKIDLKNAIVGFSQSEKEANPFRIAETASIKDEAAKVGVKQLLTTNSNNDLGKQISDIQSMLAQGAQVLIVAPLNSDGLEPALRAAAEKKVPVLTIDRKLNAAKPCKDYLTFIGSDFVDQGKRAGESMIKVTGGNAKVAILLGSSGNNVTTDRTNGFKDAVKGTAGIQVVAEQTGDFSREKGQTVTEQLLQSKPEINAIYAENDEMALGAITAIRAAGKQPGKDIKVISVDGTRNAVQAIVDGTINGVIESNPRFGPLAFSTIQKYLAGEAIPEKIIIQDKAYDEANAKAEVNGAY; encoded by the coding sequence ATGACTGCTTTGCAGGCTCGATACCTCAAGACCGGCGCGGCGATGGCCGCGGCGGCCGCACTCGTGCTCGCCGGGTGCGCCAACCCGGAGGACTCCGGCAACCCCGGCGCGACCAGCGGCGGCGGCGAGCAGGTGGCCAAGTCGGAGCAGCCGACCGGCGGTACGACCTGCAAGATCGACACGTACGGCACGCCGAAGATCGACCTCAAGAATGCCATCGTCGGCTTCTCCCAGTCGGAGAAGGAGGCCAACCCCTTCCGCATCGCGGAGACGGCCTCGATCAAGGACGAGGCGGCCAAGGTGGGCGTCAAGCAGCTGCTGACCACCAACTCCAACAACGACCTGGGCAAGCAGATCTCCGACATCCAGTCGATGCTGGCCCAGGGCGCGCAGGTGCTGATCGTGGCGCCGCTGAACTCCGACGGCCTGGAGCCCGCCCTGCGCGCGGCGGCGGAGAAGAAGGTCCCGGTCCTCACCATCGACCGCAAGCTCAACGCGGCCAAGCCGTGCAAGGACTACCTGACCTTCATCGGCTCGGACTTCGTCGACCAGGGCAAGCGCGCCGGTGAGTCGATGATCAAGGTGACCGGCGGCAACGCCAAGGTGGCCATCCTGCTCGGCTCCTCGGGCAACAACGTCACCACCGACCGCACCAACGGCTTCAAGGACGCCGTCAAGGGCACCGCGGGCATCCAGGTGGTGGCCGAGCAGACCGGTGACTTCTCCCGGGAGAAGGGCCAGACGGTCACCGAGCAGCTTCTCCAGTCCAAGCCGGAGATCAACGCGATCTACGCGGAGAACGACGAGATGGCGCTCGGCGCGATCACCGCGATCCGCGCCGCGGGCAAGCAGCCCGGCAAGGACATCAAGGTGATCTCGGTGGACGGCACGCGCAACGCGGTGCAGGCCATCGTCGACGGCACCATCAACGGCGTCATCGAGTCCAACCCGCGCTTCGGCCCGCTGGCCTTCTCCACCATCCAGAAGTACCTGGCGGGTGAGGCCATCCCGGAGAAGATCATCATCCAGGACAAGGCCTACGACGAGGCCAACGCCAAGGCCGAGGTCAACGGTGCCTACTGA
- a CDS encoding sugar ABC transporter ATP-binding protein, whose amino-acid sequence MLEQEPLLRLTGLRKGYPGVTALDGVDLEVGSGEIHALVGENGAGKSTLVRCLSGVERPDAGEMSFAWQPHTPATPAAALRAGIRVVHQELALLPELSVAENLFFEHLPRRFGLVDRARLRQDARELLARVGLEVDPRTPVARLGIAAQQLVEIAKALAGRSRLLVLDEPTATLTGAESARLLGILRELAAGGTAIIFISHHLAEVRSIADRITVLRNGRSIATRAAAEVDNAELVRLMVGRDLAEEFPPRPATARAPGAELLRAQALRVRGSDAELDFAVHAGEVVGIAGLVGSGRTEAVRALYGADPRAGGKVLVCGRPLPSGNPSRAVREGLGLLAESRKDQGLLLDLSVSANSSLAALPKVSAFGLRSGKVEDLVATDLVDRLGVRTAGVRQVVRALSGGNQQKVLLGRWLLADPGVLIVDEPTRGVDVGARYEIHRLLLELAEGGKGLLVVSSDLPELLGICDRVLVFSRGRVAGELTRAEFDAERVLELAYSGYLTTTDEGNGTA is encoded by the coding sequence GTGCTGGAACAGGAACCGCTGCTGCGCCTGACGGGGCTGCGCAAGGGCTACCCCGGGGTGACCGCGCTGGACGGCGTGGACCTCGAGGTCGGCTCCGGCGAGATCCACGCCCTGGTCGGGGAGAACGGCGCGGGCAAGTCCACTCTCGTGCGCTGCCTGTCCGGGGTGGAACGCCCGGACGCGGGTGAGATGTCCTTCGCCTGGCAGCCGCACACCCCGGCCACCCCGGCCGCCGCCCTGCGGGCCGGGATCCGGGTGGTGCACCAGGAGCTGGCGCTGCTGCCCGAGCTGTCCGTGGCGGAGAACCTGTTCTTCGAGCACCTGCCCCGCCGCTTCGGCCTGGTGGACCGGGCCCGGCTCCGGCAGGACGCCCGGGAGCTGCTGGCGCGGGTCGGCCTCGAGGTCGACCCGCGCACCCCGGTGGCCCGGCTGGGCATCGCCGCCCAGCAGCTGGTGGAGATCGCCAAGGCACTGGCGGGCCGCAGCCGCCTGCTCGTGCTGGACGAGCCCACCGCCACCCTCACCGGCGCGGAGTCCGCGCGCCTGCTCGGCATCCTGCGCGAGCTGGCCGCGGGCGGTACCGCGATCATCTTCATCTCCCACCACCTGGCCGAGGTCCGCTCGATCGCCGACCGGATCACCGTGCTGCGCAACGGGCGCTCCATCGCCACCCGCGCGGCCGCCGAGGTGGACAACGCCGAGCTGGTGCGGCTCATGGTCGGCCGCGACCTGGCCGAGGAGTTCCCGCCGCGCCCGGCCACCGCCCGCGCCCCCGGTGCCGAGCTCCTGCGCGCGCAGGCCCTGCGCGTGCGCGGAAGCGATGCCGAGCTGGACTTCGCCGTGCACGCGGGCGAGGTCGTCGGCATCGCGGGCCTGGTCGGCTCCGGCCGCACCGAGGCGGTGCGCGCGCTCTACGGCGCCGACCCCCGCGCGGGCGGCAAGGTCCTCGTCTGCGGCCGACCGCTGCCCAGCGGCAACCCCAGCCGCGCCGTGCGCGAGGGCCTGGGCCTGCTCGCGGAGAGCCGCAAGGACCAGGGCCTGCTGCTGGACCTGTCCGTCTCGGCCAACAGCAGCCTGGCCGCGCTGCCCAAGGTCTCCGCGTTCGGGCTGCGCAGCGGCAAGGTCGAGGACCTGGTGGCCACCGACCTGGTGGACCGCCTGGGCGTGCGCACGGCCGGAGTGCGGCAGGTCGTGCGAGCGCTCTCCGGCGGCAACCAGCAGAAGGTCCTGCTGGGCCGCTGGCTGCTCGCCGACCCGGGCGTGCTCATCGTGGACGAGCCGACCCGGGGCGTGGACGTGGGCGCCCGCTACGAGATCCACCGCCTGCTGCTGGAGCTGGCCGAGGGCGGCAAGGGCCTGCTGGTGGTCTCCTCCGACCTGCCCGAGCTGCTCGGCATCTGCGACCGCGTCCTGGTCTTCTCCCGCGGCCGCGTCGCGGGCGAGCTGACCCGGGCCGAGTTCGATGCCGAGCGGGTGCTCGAACTCGCCTACTCCGGCTACCTGACCACCACCGACGAAGGAAACGGCACCGCCTGA
- a CDS encoding o-succinylbenzoate synthase, with translation MGPRPPQRREPGRCPLHVYSIPLRTRFRGITVREGVLLEGPAGWGEFCPFEDYDDEVSARWLATAVEACEQGWPAPVREWVPVNVTVPVVPAGRAHELVRGSGCTTAKVKVADHPDSLPEDLARLEAVRDALGPAGRIRVDANAVWDVDTAVRWITALARAAGGLEYVEQPCATVEELAAVRRRLDVRIAADESIRRAADPLKVDVREAADVAVIKCTPLGGVRQALRVAESTGLPCVVSSALESSVGLAAQLALAGALPKLDFACGLGTLSLFTGDVVEGSPRPVDGRLPVPRAAPVPDPAKIIEYAAAPDRVAHWSARLSRVRDVLNRPR, from the coding sequence ATGGGGCCGCGGCCGCCGCAGCGCCGCGAACCCGGGAGGTGTCCCCTGCACGTCTACTCGATCCCCCTGCGCACCCGCTTCCGCGGCATCACCGTGCGCGAGGGCGTCCTGCTCGAGGGTCCGGCGGGCTGGGGCGAGTTCTGCCCGTTCGAGGACTACGACGACGAGGTCTCCGCGCGCTGGCTGGCCACCGCGGTCGAGGCCTGCGAACAGGGCTGGCCCGCGCCGGTGCGCGAGTGGGTCCCGGTCAACGTCACCGTGCCCGTGGTCCCGGCCGGGCGCGCACACGAGCTGGTCCGGGGCAGCGGGTGCACCACCGCCAAGGTCAAGGTCGCCGACCACCCGGACTCGCTGCCGGAGGACCTGGCCCGGTTGGAGGCCGTCCGGGACGCCCTCGGGCCCGCCGGGCGGATCCGGGTGGACGCCAACGCGGTGTGGGACGTGGACACCGCGGTCCGCTGGATCACCGCGCTGGCCCGCGCCGCCGGGGGCCTGGAGTACGTGGAGCAGCCCTGCGCCACCGTCGAGGAGCTGGCCGCGGTGCGCAGGCGCCTGGACGTGCGGATCGCCGCCGACGAGTCCATCCGCCGCGCCGCCGACCCGCTCAAGGTGGACGTGCGCGAGGCCGCCGACGTCGCCGTCATCAAGTGCACGCCCCTGGGCGGGGTGCGGCAGGCGCTGCGCGTGGCCGAGTCCACCGGGCTGCCCTGCGTGGTCTCCTCCGCGCTGGAGTCCAGCGTCGGCCTGGCCGCGCAGCTCGCCCTGGCCGGGGCGCTGCCCAAGCTGGACTTCGCCTGCGGCCTGGGCACCCTGTCGCTGTTCACCGGGGACGTGGTCGAGGGCTCGCCGCGGCCGGTCGACGGGCGCCTGCCGGTGCCGAGGGCCGCGCCGGTGCCGGATCCCGCCAAGATCATCGAGTACGCGGCGGCCCCGGACCGGGTCGCGCACTGGTCAGCGCGGCTGTCCCGGGTGCGCGACGTCCTGAACCGGCCACGCTGA
- a CDS encoding sugar ABC transporter substrate-binding protein, with product MAAIALTTAACGQENAQSPTVPPPTGDIPVCLVMKSLANEFFKTMQKGAQDHVSAQGGVKLTASGIPNEIDVDGQVAEVEKCVTNKVSAIVLAPADSTALVASVKKAVDAGIKVVNIDVELDAGALRQAGIDVPFVGPDNREGARLAGVELAKHVGKGGKVAILEGSPGAANGERRVSGFRDAAQETGMTVTVSRTAHWETDEAHSVLGNLLTAHPDLKGVMAANDSMALGAVKAIEEAGLAAKVKVVSFDNIAAVKPLLQNGSVLATVEQFGPQQAARGIDLAVLMVKGEKATGWQKSPVELVTKASAG from the coding sequence GTGGCCGCCATCGCCCTCACCACGGCCGCCTGCGGACAGGAGAACGCCCAGTCGCCGACCGTCCCCCCGCCCACCGGGGACATCCCGGTGTGCCTGGTGATGAAGTCGCTGGCCAACGAGTTCTTCAAGACCATGCAGAAGGGCGCGCAGGACCACGTCAGCGCGCAGGGCGGGGTGAAGCTGACCGCCAGCGGCATCCCGAACGAGATCGACGTCGACGGCCAGGTCGCCGAGGTCGAGAAGTGCGTCACCAACAAGGTCTCCGCGATCGTGCTGGCCCCCGCCGACTCCACCGCCCTGGTGGCCTCGGTGAAGAAGGCCGTGGACGCGGGCATCAAGGTCGTCAACATCGACGTCGAGCTGGACGCGGGCGCGCTGCGCCAGGCGGGCATCGACGTGCCCTTCGTCGGCCCGGACAACCGCGAGGGCGCGCGCCTGGCCGGTGTCGAGCTGGCCAAGCACGTCGGCAAGGGCGGCAAGGTCGCCATCCTTGAGGGCAGCCCCGGCGCGGCCAACGGCGAGCGCCGGGTCTCCGGCTTCCGCGACGCGGCCCAGGAGACCGGCATGACCGTGACCGTCTCCCGCACCGCGCACTGGGAGACCGACGAGGCGCACTCGGTGCTGGGCAACCTGCTCACCGCCCACCCCGACCTCAAGGGCGTCATGGCGGCAAACGACAGCATGGCGCTGGGCGCGGTCAAGGCCATCGAGGAGGCCGGGCTGGCCGCCAAGGTCAAGGTCGTCTCCTTCGACAACATCGCCGCGGTCAAGCCGTTGCTGCAGAACGGGTCCGTCCTGGCCACCGTCGAGCAGTTCGGGCCGCAGCAGGCCGCGCGCGGCATCGACCTGGCCGTGCTGATGGTCAAGGGCGAGAAGGCCACCGGCTGGCAGAAGTCCCCGGTCGAGCTGGTCACCAAGGCCAGCGCGGGCTGA
- a CDS encoding DUF6247 family protein, translated as MDGDGAQPDEVVERPLILVPKTGPAVHAALDGEVRAAFEEEFSRALERTAQDFDTEHLLRVIARWHPMAMSRANPDPRVDAEHRAWKERGENFDELLPAPEFDGKQR; from the coding sequence GTGGACGGAGACGGGGCACAACCTGACGAGGTCGTCGAGCGGCCGCTCATCCTGGTGCCGAAGACCGGCCCAGCGGTGCACGCGGCGCTGGACGGGGAGGTGCGCGCCGCGTTCGAGGAAGAGTTCAGCCGCGCGCTGGAGCGCACCGCGCAGGACTTCGACACCGAGCACCTGCTCCGGGTGATCGCGAGGTGGCACCCCATGGCGATGTCGAGGGCCAACCCGGACCCGAGGGTCGACGCCGAGCACAGGGCGTGGAAGGAGCGGGGCGAGAACTTCGACGAGCTGCTCCCCGCGCCGGAGTTCGACGGGAAGCAGCGGTGA
- a CDS encoding LacI family DNA-binding transcriptional regulator codes for MVTRRDVARLAGTSESVVSYVLNAGPRNVAPATKERVLAAIEELGYRPNAVARSLRTSRTRTLGLCVPDSANPFFAELAAQIAEDTSAVGHSLLLANSRSDPAREAEQLRTLLDRKVDGVMLIAASAPSECVPDLLASGVRCVTVDRELPGLTSAGVVLADHVGGARSAVAHLLAHGHRGVACVAGPRDASPTGDRVSGWRAELAAAGIDAAEQPLVHTPFGRLPAYTAAIELLSTPDRPRAVFVASDEQAVGVFRAALELGLRVPRDLAIASYDGIAGSAYTVPALTTVRQPLVEISRTAVRMLLAPETVAGQRVVLPTTLLRRGSCGCPDPAGGGGLPVTAPQHHPK; via the coding sequence GTGGTCACACGGCGCGATGTCGCGCGACTGGCAGGCACGTCCGAGTCGGTGGTCAGCTACGTGCTGAACGCCGGGCCCCGCAACGTCGCCCCCGCCACCAAGGAACGGGTGCTCGCCGCCATCGAGGAGCTCGGCTACCGGCCCAACGCGGTGGCCCGGTCGCTGCGCACCAGCCGCACCCGCACCCTCGGCCTGTGCGTGCCGGACAGCGCCAACCCGTTCTTCGCCGAGCTGGCCGCCCAGATCGCCGAGGACACCTCCGCCGTCGGGCACTCGCTGCTGCTGGCCAACTCCCGCTCCGACCCCGCGCGTGAGGCCGAGCAGCTGCGCACCCTGCTGGACCGCAAGGTCGACGGCGTCATGCTCATCGCGGCCAGCGCGCCCTCGGAGTGCGTGCCCGACCTGCTCGCCTCCGGCGTGCGGTGCGTGACCGTGGACCGCGAGCTGCCCGGCCTGACCAGTGCCGGTGTGGTGCTCGCCGACCACGTCGGCGGTGCCCGCTCGGCCGTGGCGCACCTGCTGGCGCACGGGCACCGGGGCGTGGCCTGCGTGGCCGGGCCCCGGGACGCCTCGCCCACCGGGGACCGCGTGTCCGGCTGGCGCGCCGAGCTGGCCGCCGCCGGGATCGACGCGGCGGAGCAGCCGCTCGTGCACACCCCCTTCGGCCGCCTGCCCGCCTACACGGCCGCGATCGAGCTGCTGTCCACTCCGGACAGACCGCGCGCGGTGTTCGTGGCCAGCGACGAGCAGGCCGTCGGCGTCTTCCGCGCCGCACTCGAGCTCGGCCTGCGCGTGCCGCGGGACCTGGCCATCGCCTCCTACGACGGTATCGCGGGCTCGGCCTACACCGTGCCCGCGCTCACCACCGTCCGCCAACCGCTGGTGGAGATCAGCCGCACCGCCGTGCGGATGCTGCTCGCCCCGGAAACCGTTGCCGGACAACGGGTCGTGTTGCCCACGACCCTGCTCCGCCGGGGCTCCTGCGGTTGCCCGGACCCCGCGGGCGGCGGCGGACTGCCCGTCACCGCACCGCAGCACCACCCCAAGTAA
- a CDS encoding ABC transporter permease, with the protein MNATPQDTQTEAEPTSAVPRRRSGLAGQVLGEAGIGVALLVLVAVFLVFAPQFGTGQNIRNIMTQITLNTILAVGMTFVVLVGGIDLSVGSVLALCAVVSGSVMTWDGVSGSTGLLLGLLAAVVVGALCGLVNGAVTERWKVPAFIVTLGMLYVARGAAQEYTGAQTIYNLPKGLTLFGTATFLGLPAVFVVALVLVAIGAFVLSRTVFGRLVYAVGTNEEAVRLAGHRTSWVKVSVFVIAGVCVGIAAVVYMARLNIASPILGTGYELNAIAAVVIGGASLTGGRGSMIGTFLGACLLGVLSNGLILLGVSDFQRTMITGAVIMLAVVLDAYRRRFAIRLNALS; encoded by the coding sequence ATGAACGCCACCCCGCAGGACACCCAGACCGAGGCCGAGCCGACGTCAGCCGTGCCCAGGCGCCGGTCCGGGCTGGCGGGCCAGGTGCTCGGCGAGGCCGGTATCGGGGTGGCGCTGCTCGTGCTGGTCGCGGTGTTCCTGGTCTTCGCCCCGCAGTTCGGCACCGGCCAGAACATCCGCAACATCATGACCCAGATCACCCTGAACACCATCCTCGCGGTGGGCATGACGTTCGTGGTGCTGGTCGGCGGCATCGACCTGTCCGTGGGCTCGGTGCTGGCGCTGTGCGCGGTGGTCTCGGGCAGCGTGATGACCTGGGACGGCGTCAGCGGCTCCACCGGCCTGCTGCTGGGCCTGCTGGCCGCGGTGGTGGTCGGCGCGCTGTGCGGGCTGGTCAACGGCGCGGTCACCGAGCGGTGGAAGGTGCCCGCGTTCATCGTCACGCTCGGCATGCTCTACGTGGCGCGCGGCGCCGCGCAGGAGTACACCGGCGCGCAGACCATCTACAACCTGCCCAAGGGCCTGACCCTGTTCGGCACCGCGACCTTCCTCGGCCTGCCCGCGGTCTTCGTGGTCGCGCTGGTGCTCGTCGCCATCGGCGCCTTCGTGCTGAGCCGCACGGTGTTCGGCCGCCTGGTGTACGCGGTCGGCACGAACGAGGAGGCGGTCCGGCTGGCCGGGCACCGCACCTCGTGGGTGAAGGTGAGCGTGTTCGTGATCGCGGGGGTGTGCGTGGGCATCGCCGCGGTCGTCTACATGGCACGCTTGAACATCGCCAGCCCGATCCTGGGCACCGGCTACGAGCTCAACGCCATCGCGGCCGTGGTCATCGGCGGCGCGAGCCTGACCGGCGGGCGCGGCTCGATGATCGGCACCTTCCTGGGCGCCTGCCTGCTGGGCGTGCTGAGCAACGGTCTGATCCTGCTCGGCGTGTCCGACTTCCAGCGCACGATGATCACCGGCGCGGTGATCATGCTGGCCGTGGTCCTGGACGCCTACCGCCGCAGGTTCGCCATTCGCCTGAACGCGCTCAGCTGA
- a CDS encoding TetR/AcrR family transcriptional regulator, translating to MSTTLGLRERKKQQTHRALSAAAVRLATERGLDHVTVEDICGEAGVSPRTFFNYFASKEDAVVLPDPSFTARLERSVVQMAELPAELSAVAALTVVLREEAEHIEADREQWLMRLSIVGDNPALLIRSLAYQGTHDLALANAIARRTGTDVDRDFYPALLAWTALGAFRAAVQHWFLAGGKTSLPDLVTSAMHALAQGLPNPVLETS from the coding sequence GTGTCCACCACCCTTGGTCTTCGTGAGCGGAAGAAGCAGCAGACCCACCGGGCGCTGTCCGCGGCAGCGGTGCGGCTGGCCACCGAGCGCGGGCTCGACCACGTGACGGTCGAGGACATCTGCGGGGAGGCCGGAGTCTCCCCCCGGACGTTCTTCAACTACTTCGCGTCGAAGGAAGACGCGGTGGTCCTGCCCGACCCGTCCTTCACCGCCCGCCTGGAGCGCTCGGTCGTGCAGATGGCCGAGCTGCCCGCCGAGCTGTCGGCCGTGGCGGCGCTGACCGTGGTGCTGCGCGAGGAGGCCGAGCACATCGAGGCCGACCGCGAGCAGTGGTTGATGCGCCTGTCGATCGTGGGGGACAACCCCGCCCTGCTCATCCGCTCCCTCGCCTACCAGGGCACGCACGACCTGGCCCTGGCCAACGCCATCGCCCGGCGCACCGGAACCGACGTCGACCGCGACTTCTACCCCGCGCTGCTCGCCTGGACCGCCCTGGGCGCCTTCCGCGCCGCGGTCCAGCACTGGTTCCTCGCCGGTGGCAAGACCAGCCTCCCCGATCTCGTCACCTCGGCGATGCACGCACTGGCCCAGGGACTGCCCAACCCTGTATTGGAGACTTCCTGA
- a CDS encoding snapalysin family zinc-dependent metalloprotease: MRRFLAVLGTALLSLLTVLALTPAASAAPLARTVYYNASAAGEFRSVADQAAQIWNQRVPNVRLVAGGAATMTIGVTTGGGSRAYPQGLGRGRVLIDRNDVNAGHYALRIMAHEIGHILGLPDNYNGVCAQLMSGGSAGTSCRNPNPNAQESARVNQLFAGGFRAAPVTPEVYAPAA; the protein is encoded by the coding sequence ATGCGACGATTCCTGGCCGTCCTCGGCACCGCCCTGTTATCGCTGCTCACGGTCCTGGCACTGACCCCGGCGGCGAGCGCGGCACCCCTGGCCCGCACCGTGTACTACAACGCCTCCGCCGCCGGGGAGTTCCGGTCGGTGGCCGACCAGGCCGCGCAGATCTGGAACCAGCGCGTGCCCAACGTGCGGCTGGTCGCAGGCGGCGCGGCGACCATGACCATCGGCGTCACCACCGGCGGCGGCAGCCGCGCCTACCCACAGGGCCTGGGGCGCGGGCGGGTGCTCATCGACCGCAACGACGTCAACGCCGGGCACTACGCGCTGCGGATCATGGCGCACGAGATCGGGCACATCCTCGGCCTGCCGGACAACTACAACGGCGTGTGCGCCCAGCTCATGTCCGGGGGCAGCGCGGGCACCAGCTGCCGCAACCCCAACCCGAACGCGCAGGAGTCGGCCCGGGTGAACCAGCTGTTCGCGGGCGGGTTCCGCGCGGCGCCGGTGACCCCGGAGGTCTACGCGCCCGCGGCCTGA
- a CDS encoding MFS transporter, with protein sequence MSATSEPAATAAWARKEVRQAVWALLMGSFAAVLASTIVTNALPAMVADLGASQSAYTWVVTVELLALTASVPVWGKLADLYDQKRLLQLSMLIFIVGSIAAGAAANLELLLAGRVLQGIGAGGLTALVQIVIAAMIPPRELGRLGGMFSVAFAVATVAGPLIGGFLVDIPLLGWRWCFYIGVPVCLIAMVQAHRNLKLATVPRGGKVDYPGAVLVVAAVCTLLLWISLGGKQFDWVSGTSLLLLLASVALFALFAFVESRATEPIVPLRIFRNRTVTLSLVGVFFVGVGMFGSTVFLTQYFQLALGHQPSVAGLMSLPMILAIMLVSPVSGSWITRTGHWRGFLIAGGFLLVAGLGLLGTIDAHTPWWLTVGYTVVLGVGIGLLVQNMILVVQNDVAAIDLGVATAAVTFFRQIGGTIGVAALGAVLAAQVAAAGYGAVPKIHDLDPAAATVVRDAYGTATGEVFLLATPLAALALIAILFLRQIPLKTQSGAERLAAETAAAEAEAAKA encoded by the coding sequence ATGTCTGCCACGTCCGAGCCCGCGGCCACCGCCGCCTGGGCGCGCAAGGAGGTGCGGCAGGCGGTGTGGGCCCTGCTCATGGGCTCCTTCGCCGCCGTGCTCGCCTCCACCATCGTCACCAACGCCTTACCGGCCATGGTGGCTGATCTGGGCGCCTCCCAGTCGGCCTACACGTGGGTGGTCACCGTCGAGCTGCTCGCGCTCACCGCCTCGGTGCCGGTGTGGGGCAAGCTCGCCGACCTGTACGACCAGAAGCGCCTGCTCCAGCTGTCCATGCTGATCTTCATCGTCGGCTCGATCGCCGCGGGCGCCGCGGCCAACCTCGAACTGCTGCTGGCCGGGCGGGTGCTCCAGGGCATCGGCGCGGGCGGGCTCACCGCCCTGGTGCAGATCGTGATCGCCGCGATGATCCCGCCGCGTGAGCTGGGCCGCCTGGGCGGCATGTTCTCCGTGGCCTTCGCCGTGGCCACCGTCGCCGGGCCGCTCATCGGCGGCTTCCTGGTCGACATCCCGCTGCTGGGCTGGCGCTGGTGCTTCTACATCGGTGTGCCGGTCTGCCTGATCGCCATGGTCCAGGCCCACCGCAACCTGAAGCTGGCCACCGTGCCGCGCGGCGGCAAGGTCGACTACCCGGGCGCGGTCCTCGTGGTCGCCGCGGTGTGCACCCTGCTGCTGTGGATCTCCCTGGGCGGCAAGCAGTTCGACTGGGTCTCCGGCACCTCGCTGCTCCTGCTGCTGGCCTCGGTCGCCCTGTTCGCGCTGTTCGCCTTCGTCGAGTCCCGCGCCACCGAGCCGATCGTGCCGCTGCGCATCTTCCGCAACCGCACCGTCACCCTGTCCCTGGTGGGCGTGTTCTTCGTCGGCGTCGGCATGTTCGGCTCGACCGTCTTCCTCACCCAGTACTTCCAGCTGGCCCTGGGCCACCAGCCCTCGGTGGCGGGCCTGATGAGCCTGCCGATGATCCTGGCGATCATGCTGGTCTCGCCGGTCTCCGGCAGCTGGATCACCCGCACCGGCCACTGGCGCGGCTTCCTCATCGCGGGCGGCTTCCTGCTCGTGGCGGGCCTGGGCCTGCTGGGCACGATCGACGCGCACACCCCGTGGTGGCTGACCGTGGGCTACACCGTGGTCCTGGGTGTGGGCATCGGCCTGCTGGTGCAGAACATGATCCTGGTGGTGCAGAACGACGTCGCCGCGATCGACCTGGGCGTGGCCACCGCCGCGGTCACCTTCTTCCGCCAGATCGGCGGCACCATCGGCGTCGCCGCGCTGGGCGCGGTCCTGGCCGCCCAGGTCGCCGCCGCGGGCTACGGCGCGGTCCCCAAGATCCACGACCTGGACCCGGCCGCCGCCACGGTGGTCCGCGACGCCTACGGCACCGCCACTGGCGAGGTCTTCCTGCTGGCCACCCCGCTGGCCGCCCTGGCCCTGATCGCGATCCTGTTCCTGCGCCAGATCCCGCTCAAGACGCAGAGCGGCGCCGAGCGCCTGGCGGCGGAGACCGCGGCCGCCGAGGCGGAGGCGGCGAAGGCCTGA
- a CDS encoding DeoR/GlpR family DNA-binding transcription regulator produces MFADERRQVILELVRSNGAVSLRELARIVKTSEVTVRRDLRQLEGEGLLTRRHGGAVATDRPAYEPTHMEKTHVASEEKAAIADLAAELVAPGDAIVLGAGTTTQALARRLSRLTDLTVLTNSLLVAQVFARSRGIEVIMPGGTLRGSIFALVGTAAERGLAGLRVQRAFLSGNGLTAARGLSTPNVSVAGTDRAMADTADEVVVLADHTKIGVDTMVQTVPPESITHLVTDGAAEGAELAALRSLGVQVHVAGESSAPASTETT; encoded by the coding sequence GTGTTCGCCGACGAGCGCCGACAGGTGATCCTGGAGCTGGTCCGTTCCAACGGGGCGGTCTCGCTGCGCGAGCTGGCCCGGATCGTGAAGACCAGCGAGGTCACCGTCCGCCGGGACCTGCGCCAGCTGGAGGGCGAGGGCCTGCTGACCCGGCGCCACGGCGGCGCGGTGGCCACCGACCGACCGGCCTACGAGCCCACCCACATGGAGAAGACGCACGTCGCCAGCGAGGAGAAGGCGGCCATCGCCGACCTCGCCGCCGAACTGGTGGCCCCGGGCGACGCGATCGTGCTCGGCGCGGGCACCACCACCCAGGCGCTGGCCCGGCGGCTGTCCCGGCTGACCGACCTGACCGTGCTCACCAACTCGCTGCTGGTGGCCCAGGTGTTCGCTCGCTCGCGCGGCATCGAGGTCATCATGCCCGGTGGCACGCTGCGCGGGTCGATCTTCGCCCTGGTCGGCACCGCCGCCGAGCGCGGGCTGGCCGGGCTGCGCGTGCAGCGCGCCTTCCTCTCCGGCAACGGCCTGACCGCCGCGCGCGGCCTGTCCACCCCGAACGTCTCCGTCGCGGGCACCGACCGCGCCATGGCCGACACCGCCGACGAGGTCGTGGTGCTCGCCGACCACACCAAGATCGGCGTGGACACGATGGTGCAGACCGTGCCACCGGAGTCGATCACCCATCTGGTGACGGATGGGGCGGCGGAGGGGGCCGAGCTGGCTGCCCTACGCTCTCTCGGCGTCCAGGTGCACGTGGCGGGTGAAAGTTCGGCACCGGCCTCGACAGAGACGACATAG